From the Streptomyces sp. NBC_00341 genome, the window TCGGGCGCCAACGGCAAGTCCGTGCTCCTGGAGGTCATGACCCAGATCCTGGGGGACTACGCGAACGCCGCCCCGCCCGGCTTCCTCATGGAGAAGGGCAAGTTCACCGAACACTCCACCGAGCTGACCGAACTGCACGGCCGGCGCATCGTGGTGTGCAGCGAGCTGAAGCCCAACGACAAGTTCAACGAGGCCCGGGTCAAGCTCCTCACCGGCGGCGACACCATCACCGCCCGCCGCATGCGGCAGAACTTCTTCACCTTCACGCCCACCCACAAGCTCTGGCTGCTCGGCAACCACCGACCGGAGGTCGGCACCGGCGGGCACGCGTTCTGGCGCCGCATGCGCATCATCCCCTTCGAACGGCGCGTTCCCGACGAGCGGAAGATCGACAACCTCGCCGCCGAACTCGTAGCCGACGAGGGCCCCGGCATCCTGCAGTGGCTCATCGAAGGCGCCCAGCGCTACCTGGCCACCCGGGACCCGCTCACCGGCCCCGCGTCCGTACGGGTCGCGACAGCCGCGTACGAGACGACAGAGGACCACATCGGGCGGTTCCTCACCGAACGCTGCACCAAGGGCGAGGGAGACCGTCCCAACCCCGATCTGCGCGTCGAGCAGAAGCTGCTGTACGAGGCCTACGGCCGATGGTGTTCGGACGAGGGCATCCGCTCCTCCACACCGCGCGCCTTCGCCGGCCGGATCCGTCAGGAACTGGGTCTGGCCTCGCCCGCCGAAATGATCAAGAATAACGCGACCAAGCTCTACCCGGGTCTCGCGCTGCTCCCCGACGGCGCTTCTGAAGGGGGCGCTCGATGACAGCAACACCATGCGCCCTGCCCGCCCTTGCCGGGCAACCGTACGATAGGGGTGGTTGCCCCGACCGGTTCCGCACCGCCGGCCCGGGCACGAGCTCTTTGAACGACACACCGCCAGGCC encodes:
- a CDS encoding phage/plasmid primase, P4 family, with the protein product MSVEPVRFDAEAAARQIHQQSLDLNLDLQQPSLPAQQNEAPAQHPAEPAGLLPTALTDRGNAKLFARLYRDRFRYVIGMGWHSWDRYRWKLTGGEEAAVWAAGEMAEQYADHDPTGRFMDRQLAGHRRHSESTAGVKALLFQAQAAPSLRLYPDVLDGDMYALCTPSGVVDLRTGRLRKPNPLTDMHSRATTVAPLKTPVPRWDSFLRDTFGDDDQGLETTRFLHLLLGYSITGDVGAQVLPFLYGSGANGKSVLLEVMTQILGDYANAAPPGFLMEKGKFTEHSTELTELHGRRIVVCSELKPNDKFNEARVKLLTGGDTITARRMRQNFFTFTPTHKLWLLGNHRPEVGTGGHAFWRRMRIIPFERRVPDERKIDNLAAELVADEGPGILQWLIEGAQRYLATRDPLTGPASVRVATAAYETTEDHIGRFLTERCTKGEGDRPNPDLRVEQKLLYEAYGRWCSDEGIRSSTPRAFAGRIRQELGLASPAEMIKNNATKLYPGLALLPDGASEGGAR